One region of Wyeomyia smithii strain HCP4-BCI-WySm-NY-G18 chromosome 3, ASM2978416v1, whole genome shotgun sequence genomic DNA includes:
- the LOC129733088 gene encoding uncharacterized protein LOC129733088, with translation MSRQGKFESCYIGLKTRLLKLLKIVKNRDAAPPVPSQPDVIQQLADQQAVFLRIMSTNMVSPATHATVVPQDAYRLPDLKLPQVNIPTFSGGYLEWQSFIDLFDSLVEQNPTLKDSRKLYFLKTNLAGEAASLISHLKIEDANYKPALEKLASRYDKPREIASKHIQRFLSQPPLSFASASGLRALHDVSDEVLRALKAMAREDRDTWLLFILSEKVDPDTKQLWCQKIAEMKEEEITLTRYLKFVEARSFALQSAHPNKPKTFVPAKFPAREVTKFVTTNPTFCEVCSAQYHHLFQCGKFIHMSYHERLAQVNRLKLCRNCLKTHPGSSCKAGSCRKCNFPHHTLLHPLITGSQTPNTAESSTDQLQSAQSFISALDSAGGLGSANVLLATVAINVLDKKGHPHACRAVLDSASQVNFISDSLRKQLGIDTSHANVDLEGISAATAHADRFADIVITSRCTNYRTSVPCLVLERITKFLPCKPVNASAPPRKC, from the coding sequence ATGAGCCGTCAAGGCAAGTTCGAGAGTTGCTATATCGGGCTGAAAACTCGATTACTCAAACTGttgaaaatcgttaaaaatcgcGACGCTGCTCCCCCTGTGCCCTCCCAGCCAGACGTCATCCAGCAATTAGCAGATCAGCAAGCCGTATTTCTTCGCATCATGTCTACTAACATGGTTTCACCTGCAACGCACGCTACCGTCGTGCCTCAAGATGCATATCGACTCCCGGACTTGAAGTTGCCCCAGGTTAATATTCCTACATTTAGTGGAGGCTATCTCGAGTGGCAGTCGTTTATAGATCTGTTCGATAGCTTGGTCGAGCAAAATCCAACGCTAAAAGATAGCCGAAAATTATACTTTTTAAAAACCAACCTCGCTGGTGAGGCGGCTTCTTTAATTTCACACCTTAAAATCGAAGACGCGAATTATAAACCTGCTTTAGAAAAGTTGGCATCCCGGTATGATAAACCCCGTGAAATAGCGAGCAAGCATATACAACGATTTCTATCGCAACCACCGCTTTCGTTTGCCTCTGCCAGTGGCTTGCGAGCACTGCATGACGTGTCAGATGAAGTTCTCCGAGCGCTCAAAGCCATGGCTAGAGAGGATCGTGATACATGGTTGCTTTTTATACTGAGCGAAAAGGTGGATCCCGATACCAAACAGCTATGGTGTCAAAAAATTGCCGAAATGAAGGAAGAAGAGATTACCCTAACGCGGTATCTAAAATTTGTTGAAGCAAGAAGTTTCGCTTTGCAATCGGCGCATCCGAATAAACCTAAAACATTCGTACCCGCAAAATTTCCTGCTAGAGAAGTAACAAAATTCGTCACGACAAACCCCACATTTTGTGAAGTCTGCTCCGCACAATATCATCACCTATTTCAGTGCGGCAAATTTATTCACATGAGCTATCACGAACGACTAGCTCAAGTAAATCGATTAAAACTGTGCCGAAACTGTCTCAAAACACATCCCGGTAGCAGCTGCAAAGCTGGTTCATGTAGAAAATGTAACTTCCCACATCACACTTTGCTGCATCCACTTATCACTGGTTCACAAACACCAAACACGGCTGAATCATCAACCGATCAGCTACAATCCGCGCAATCATTTATTTCGGCACTAGATTCTGCTGGTGGCCTTGGCTCCGCAAACGTCCTCCTAGCTACAGTGGCTATTAACGTCCTAGATAAAAAAGGGCATCCTCATGCCTGTCGCGCTGTTCTGGATAGCGCATCGCAAGTCAACTTTATCAGTGATAGCCTCCGTAAGCAGCTTGGTATCGACACCTCGCATGCTAATGTGGATCTGGAAGGCATCTCGGCAGCTACCGCTCACGCAGATCGATTTGCAGACATCGTTATCACATCTCGCTGCACGAACTATCGAACCTCCGTGCCTTGCCTTGTATTGGAGagaataacaaaatttctcCCATGCAAACCAGTAAACGcttcagccccccctagaaagtgttaa